A DNA window from Vigna angularis cultivar LongXiaoDou No.4 chromosome 1, ASM1680809v1, whole genome shotgun sequence contains the following coding sequences:
- the LOC108340976 gene encoding protein DESIGUAL 2 — translation MAQNYGFLVCILVLVVDVAAGILGIQAEIAENKVKELKMWALECRDPSFGAFKLGVAASVLLAFAHAFAHLLGGCICMRSKEECERATANRQLAVSFFLLSWMVLAIGFSLLILGTLANSRSRESCGMSNRRFLSIGGILCFVHGLFTIVYYVSVTATRREEKRQGNPIVSHP, via the exons ATGGCGCAAAACTATGGCTTCCTTGTCTGCATTCTTGTCTTGGTGGTGGATGTTGCAGCTGGCATACTTGGAATTCAAGCAGAAATAGCTGAAAACAAG GTTAAGGAGTTGAAGATGTGGGCACTGGAGTGTAGAGACCCCAGCTTCGGAGCCTTCAAGCTAGGAGTTGCTGCTTCCGTTCTCTTGGCCTTTGCTCATGCATTTGCTCACTTGCTTGGTGGGTGCATTTGCATGCGCTCAAAAGAAGAATGCGAAAGAGCCACAGCCAATAGACAATTAGCAGTGTCTTTTTTCTTGTTATCATG GATGGTTTTGGCAATTGGTTTCTCCTTGCTGATATTAGGGACCTTAGCCAACTCAAGATCAAGAGAATCGTGTGGAATGTCAAATCGTCGTTTTCTATCGATTGGAGGGATTTTGTGCTTCGTACATGGGTTGTTCACCATTGTCTATTATGTCTCTGTAACTGCCACAAGGAgggaagaaaagagacaagGAAACCCCATTGTTAGCCACCCTTAA
- the LOC108333558 gene encoding protein HEAT-STRESS-ASSOCIATED 32, with protein sequence MAASLWKKMYAFNEDRLDKPRRFGVTEIPIPNFSPFSHNLLQDIFEFRGEYVDGLKLSGDSYSLMPKATIKQVIDLAHQHGVYVSTGVWDEHVIPKTPSDFKEYVEECKQLGFDTIELNAGSLGIPEETFLRFVRLVKSAGLKARPHFQVRFNESDIPKGGDRAYGAYIPPEPRSSEFVEDVDLLIRKAERCLKEDADMIMIDALGISQHADKMRGDIVAKIIGRLGLEKTMFEASNQRISEWFIRQYSPKVNLCIDHSHVLDVECIRGRNSGSNHAFVFGPSSFSVLK encoded by the exons ATGGCTGCGTCCCTATGGAAGAAGATGTACGCGTTTAACGAGGATCGTCTCGACAAGCCTCGTCGTTTCGGCGTCACCGAGATTCCAATCCCCAATTTCAGTCCTTTCTCCCACAACCTTCTTCAG GATATTTTTGAATTTAGAGGGGAATATGTTGATGGGTTGAAGTTATCCGGAGATTCTTACAGCTTGATGCCAAAGGCTACTATCAAGCAAGTGATTGACCTAGCCCATCAGCACGGCGTTTATGTTAGTACTGGTGTTTGGGACGAGCACGTGATTCCGAAAACTCCATCAGATTTCAAAGAATACGTCGAG GAATGCAAGCAGTTGGGGTTTGACACAATTGAGCTTAATGCTGGTTCACTCGGGATTCCTGAAGAAACCTTTCTGAGATTTGTTCGCTTGGTCAAAAGTGCTGGTCTGAAAGCTAGACCTCATTTTCAAGTGAGGTTTAATGAGTCTGATATTCCCAAAGGTGGTGATAGAGCCTATGGAGCTTATATTCCCCCAGAACCTAGATCATCTG AATTTGTAGAAGATGTGGACCTCTTAATCAGAAAGGCTGAGAGATGTCTAAAAGAAGATGCGGACATGATAATGATTGATGCTTTGGGTATTAGCCAACATGCTGATAAGATGCGTGGAGATATTGTTGCCAAGATCATAGGGCGCCTTGGTCTTGAGAAGACTATGTTTGAAGCATCAAATCAGAGAATCTCTGAGTGGTTCATCAGACAATATAGTCCAAAG GTGAACCTCTGCATTGATCATTCGCATGTGCTGGACGTGGAATGCATCAGAGGACGCAACTCGGGTAGCAATCATGCTTTTGTCTTTGGCCCTTCATCGTTTTCTGTTCTAAAGTGA
- the LOC108337054 gene encoding uncharacterized protein LOC108337054, which yields MTSSEEKEASGSTPNRKVSCTANFDALWFCYSPVHQMQQYYRLGVLDNCSRQWKAMVDCLMLKTKPSSEVQEILETQEKSKSKSHIWTFRTPEEASYYWKELYGHLDDEPE from the exons ATGACGTCCTCGGAGGAGAAGGAAGCTTCAGGCTCCACCCCTAATCGCAAAGTATCATGCACTGCTAACTTCGACGCGCTCTGGTTCTGCTACT CGCCGGTTCATCAAATGCAGCAGTATTACAGGCTTGGCGTTCTTGACAATTGTTCCCGTCAATGGAAAGCCATGGTTGATTGCTTAATGCTCAAGACCAAACCCTCATCTGAAGTCCAG GAAATTCTGGAAACTCAAGAGAAATCAAAGTCAAAGTCACACATCTGGACATTTCGGACACCAGAAGAAGCTTCTTACTACTGGAAAGAACTCTATGGTCATTTAGACGACGAGCCTGAATGA